One window of Sphingomonas sp. KC8 genomic DNA carries:
- a CDS encoding SDR family NAD(P)-dependent oxidoreductase → MGILEGRVAIVTGAGQGVGQGIALELAREGAAVAVTGRTEAKLHDTVAKIQAIGGTALPIQGDVKNPADIARIVDATVRDLGGVDILVNNAQEVFLGPLLDQSDEGFEAGFQSGPLATFRFMKAAHPYLKASGRGAIVNLATAAAVRWDMSSYGTYAAVKQAIRSLTRAAAAEWGPDNIRVNAVAPFALSPALEGWERDRPEEAAEFKKTVPLGRIGDCAADIGRAVVFLCGDDARYVTGMTMPLDGGQANFD, encoded by the coding sequence ATGGGCATTCTCGAAGGGCGCGTGGCGATCGTCACCGGCGCGGGGCAGGGCGTTGGCCAGGGGATCGCGCTGGAACTGGCGCGCGAGGGGGCTGCCGTCGCGGTCACCGGCCGCACCGAAGCCAAATTGCACGATACGGTGGCGAAAATTCAGGCGATTGGCGGCACGGCGCTGCCGATCCAGGGCGACGTGAAGAACCCGGCCGATATCGCCCGCATCGTCGATGCCACGGTGCGCGATCTGGGCGGCGTGGATATCCTCGTCAACAATGCGCAGGAAGTGTTCCTGGGGCCACTGCTCGATCAGAGCGACGAGGGGTTCGAGGCCGGTTTCCAGTCCGGCCCGCTCGCCACCTTCCGCTTCATGAAGGCGGCGCACCCCTATCTGAAGGCCTCGGGGCGCGGCGCGATCGTCAATCTGGCCACCGCCGCCGCTGTCCGCTGGGATATGTCGAGTTACGGCACCTATGCCGCGGTCAAGCAGGCGATCCGCTCGCTCACCCGCGCGGCGGCGGCCGAATGGGGGCCGGATAATATTCGCGTCAACGCGGTCGCTCCCTTCGCTTTGTCGCCCGCATTGGAAGGCTGGGAACGCGATCGGCCGGAAGAAGCTGCTGAATTCAAGAAAACGGTTCCGCTTGGCCGCATCGGCGATTGCGCGGCGGATATCGGCCGCGCAGTCGTGTTCCTGTGCGGTGATGACGCCCGCTATGTCACCGGCATGACGATGCCGCTCGACGGCGGCCAGGCCAATTTTGACTGA
- a CDS encoding FAD-binding protein encodes MALAAKAETLGVDVEDPLILDDVSAHPWDEEAGLVVVGLGGAGVAAAVEALERGVSVIAVDRFEGGGSTAANGGIFYAGGGTVIQKEAGEDDSPEEMYKYLRMEAGDVVADSTLRKFVDESVGTVDWILHHGAKLNSAVWKKKASYPPLDRFLYHPDNSLVARYRKVAKPAARGHRAHISNGKKAWGVGIGIYNPLRDSALKLGLTFHRMTEARQLVIDGAGRVVGVKVLSIPAGSQAAQDFSKYIARANHFLAMLPPSLPFASITIGIGNHYLKKAMKIEASARQTRWIRAREGVLLSTGGFIMNPKMVQHYAPAYAAGMPNGTLGDQGAGIVMGMTAGGSTALMNKISAWRFINPPKAWSDAIVVNGKGERFVDETVYGATLGEHMVDHNGGIGWLIYDASARKKAFKQAFDPILVPFQRDVTLLNLTFNYKKAPTIDALADRIGLDKATIHATIAAYNRAARGEEPDRFEKEPDDMQPIEQGPFYAMDISLASRFLPLPVITFGGLRVEENTGQVLDAAGKPIAGLYAAGRTAVGIASQTYVSGLSYADCVFSGRRAARHVAKANV; translated from the coding sequence ATGGCATTGGCGGCGAAGGCAGAAACGCTTGGGGTTGATGTCGAGGATCCGTTGATCCTCGACGATGTTTCGGCGCACCCCTGGGATGAAGAGGCTGGCCTTGTGGTCGTCGGCCTGGGGGGCGCGGGCGTTGCCGCTGCGGTGGAAGCGCTGGAACGCGGCGTTTCGGTCATCGCCGTCGATCGCTTTGAAGGGGGCGGGTCGACCGCCGCCAACGGTGGCATCTTTTATGCCGGCGGCGGCACCGTCATCCAGAAGGAAGCCGGTGAGGATGACAGCCCCGAGGAGATGTATAAATATCTCCGCATGGAAGCGGGCGACGTCGTCGCCGACAGCACGTTGCGCAAGTTCGTCGATGAAAGTGTCGGCACGGTCGACTGGATTCTCCATCACGGGGCCAAACTGAACAGCGCGGTGTGGAAGAAAAAGGCCAGCTATCCGCCGCTCGATCGCTTCCTCTATCACCCCGATAATTCGCTGGTCGCGCGTTACCGCAAGGTCGCCAAGCCGGCCGCGCGCGGCCACCGGGCGCACATCTCCAACGGCAAGAAGGCGTGGGGTGTCGGCATCGGCATCTATAATCCGCTGCGCGATTCGGCGCTGAAGCTCGGCCTCACCTTCCACCGCATGACCGAAGCGCGCCAGCTCGTCATCGATGGGGCGGGGCGGGTCGTCGGGGTCAAGGTGCTGTCGATCCCGGCGGGGTCGCAGGCCGCGCAGGATTTCTCCAAATATATTGCGCGCGCCAATCATTTTCTGGCGATGCTGCCGCCATCGCTGCCGTTCGCGTCGATCACCATCGGCATCGGCAATCATTATCTCAAAAAAGCGATGAAGATCGAGGCGAGTGCGCGCCAAACGCGCTGGATTCGCGCACGCGAAGGCGTTTTGCTGTCCACCGGCGGGTTCATCATGAATCCCAAGATGGTTCAGCATTATGCCCCCGCTTATGCCGCCGGCATGCCCAATGGCACGCTCGGCGATCAGGGGGCCGGCATCGTCATGGGGATGACGGCGGGCGGCTCAACCGCCTTGATGAACAAGATTTCCGCCTGGCGCTTCATCAATCCGCCCAAGGCCTGGTCGGATGCGATCGTCGTCAACGGCAAGGGTGAGCGTTTCGTTGACGAAACGGTATATGGCGCCACGCTCGGCGAACATATGGTCGATCATAATGGTGGCATCGGCTGGCTGATCTACGACGCAAGTGCCCGTAAAAAGGCGTTTAAACAGGCATTCGACCCGATATTGGTGCCGTTCCAGCGCGACGTTACGCTTCTCAACCTGACGTTCAACTACAAGAAAGCCCCCACGATCGACGCGCTGGCCGATCGCATCGGTCTCGACAAAGCGACGATCCACGCCACCATCGCCGCCTACAACCGCGCGGCGCGGGGCGAAGAACCCGATCGCTTCGAAAAGGAGCCGGACGACATGCAGCCGATCGAGCAGGGACCGTTCTACGCGATGGACATTTCCCTTGCGAGCCGCTTCCTGCCGTTGCCCGTCATCACCTTCGGCGGCCTGCGCGTCGAAGAAAATACCGGCCAGGTGCTCGATGCCGCTGGCAAGCCGATTGCGGGCCTTTATGCTGCCGGCCGCACCGCCGTCGGCATCGCCTCGCAGACCTATGTGTCCGGCCTGTCTTATGCCGATTGCGTATTTTCCGGCCGCCGCGCGGCGCGCCATGTTGCAAAGGCGAATGTTTGA
- a CDS encoding YegP family protein — MKFTLYKDKAGEYRWRLVHNNGNILATASEGYASRASALKCIENVKASASAEVVDES; from the coding sequence GTGAAGTTCACGCTCTACAAGGATAAGGCTGGCGAATATCGCTGGCGGCTGGTGCATAACAACGGCAACATTCTGGCAACGGCAAGCGAGGGCTATGCCTCCCGGGCATCCGCCCTCAAGTGCATCGAAAATGTGAAAGCCTCGGCGAGCGCGGAGGTCGTCGACGAATCCTGA
- a CDS encoding SDR family NAD(P)-dependent oxidoreductase encodes MSKDFPEGAVMVFGGSGGIGQGVAIEFAKSGTAVAICYRSKQDVAEKTAETIRGYGVKASIHQVDVRDKAQVAAAVAAAAAEHGRVHTMVWGAGPLVPQIHIAEWTAENYRNAIDVEVIGFFTASQVLIEHFRSNGGGSFVHLGSAGHDWWPAMDGLSVAPKAANEALIKGIAKEEGKYEIRANSVLVGVIDAGMFHELTKQGVFDDAWVKETHKLLALKRWGQPEDIGQAAVFFASSRAKYVTGQTISVSGGFGV; translated from the coding sequence ATGAGCAAGGATTTCCCCGAAGGCGCAGTGATGGTGTTCGGCGGCAGCGGTGGCATTGGCCAGGGCGTCGCGATCGAATTTGCCAAGTCCGGCACGGCCGTCGCCATTTGCTACCGTTCCAAGCAGGACGTGGCCGAAAAGACCGCCGAAACGATCCGTGGCTATGGTGTGAAGGCGTCGATCCATCAGGTCGACGTGCGCGATAAGGCGCAGGTTGCCGCCGCCGTCGCCGCGGCTGCTGCCGAACATGGCCGCGTGCACACGATGGTGTGGGGGGCCGGCCCGCTCGTGCCGCAGATCCACATCGCTGAATGGACCGCCGAAAATTATCGCAACGCGATCGACGTCGAAGTGATCGGTTTCTTCACCGCGTCGCAGGTGTTGATCGAACATTTCCGTAGCAACGGCGGCGGCTCGTTCGTCCATCTCGGCTCGGCCGGGCATGATTGGTGGCCGGCGATGGACGGCCTTTCGGTCGCGCCCAAGGCCGCGAACGAAGCCCTCATCAAGGGCATCGCCAAGGAAGAAGGCAAGTATGAGATCCGCGCCAATTCGGTGCTGGTCGGCGTGATCGACGCGGGCATGTTCCACGAACTCACCAAGCAGGGTGTGTTCGATGATGCGTGGGTCAAGGAAACGCACAAGCTGCTCGCGCTCAAGCGTTGGGGCCAGCCCGAAGATATCGGCCAGGCGGCCGTGTTCTTCGCGTCCAGCCGCGCGAAATATGTAACGGGCCAGACGATTTCGGTCTCCGGCGGCTTCGGGGTCTGA
- a CDS encoding TIGR03619 family F420-dependent LLM class oxidoreductase, which produces MTSKSAVRVSLGLIGLETLFGGDIRAAVNWLKVAEDLGIDGVTLTDHVVMGEALDKYPYGPFPMPLDWPWWEPITLLSAIAQATTRLRLQTAVLISPLRPAVLLAKQLATLDVLSGGRVSIGLGVGWQREEYEASGVPWEGRFGLMIEQIEICRALWRDAPAAHHGKTVNFDRIHSRPFPVQGDRLPIMLGIAPNERNVARIADHADGWLPIQADVPSIADGIARLREAFAARGRDPSSLMVRAVPRAAKGDDGKLDIARTLDNAHAMIEAGVTEIELFPLHFAKDRAGAEALAEKLAAFKASTTD; this is translated from the coding sequence ATGACCAGCAAGTCCGCAGTTCGCGTTAGCCTTGGTCTGATCGGCCTCGAAACCCTGTTCGGCGGCGACATCCGCGCGGCGGTGAACTGGCTCAAGGTGGCCGAAGATCTCGGCATCGACGGCGTGACGCTCACCGATCACGTCGTGATGGGCGAGGCGCTGGACAAATATCCCTATGGCCCATTCCCAATGCCGCTCGATTGGCCGTGGTGGGAACCGATCACTCTGCTGTCGGCCATTGCCCAGGCGACCACGCGGCTGCGCCTGCAAACGGCGGTGCTGATCTCGCCGCTGCGCCCTGCCGTGCTGCTCGCCAAACAACTCGCTACGCTCGACGTCCTGTCGGGCGGCCGCGTGTCGATCGGCCTCGGCGTCGGCTGGCAGCGCGAGGAATATGAAGCGAGCGGCGTTCCGTGGGAAGGTCGTTTCGGGCTGATGATCGAACAGATCGAAATCTGTCGCGCGCTCTGGCGTGATGCGCCGGCCGCCCATCATGGCAAGACGGTCAATTTCGATCGAATCCACAGCCGGCCCTTCCCGGTGCAGGGGGATCGCCTGCCGATCATGCTGGGGATCGCCCCCAATGAACGCAACGTCGCGCGGATCGCCGACCATGCCGATGGCTGGCTGCCGATCCAGGCCGACGTGCCGAGCATCGCCGACGGGATCGCCCGGCTACGCGAAGCCTTCGCTGCGCGCGGCCGCGATCCGTCCAGCCTGATGGTCCGTGCCGTTCCGCGCGCGGCCAAGGGGGATGATGGCAAGCTTGATATCGCCCGTACGCTCGACAACGCCCATGCCATGATCGAGGCCGGGGTGACGGAGATCGAACTGTTCCCGTTGCATTTCGCCAAGGATCGCGCGGGCGCGGAAGCGCTCGCCGAAAAACTGGCTGCTTTCAAGGCATCTACCACAGACTGA
- a CDS encoding NAD(P)/FAD-dependent oxidoreductase has product MIRTDIAIIGAGMAGASLAAEIGAGARVVLIESESRPGYHATGRSAAFWSETYGGPAVQPLTTASGACLRDGGFLRARGALHIADADGIAALAAMRAEFAGSGVPLDPVDRAGLEALLPGLAPAWTQGLSEPTCEDIDVGGLHAHYLAAARRAGATLLTDAAVTAIARAGPGWRLETRVGTVEAAVVVNAAGAWAGAVAALAGAMPIAITPYRRTMVQIAVDPAPRDDLPLVVDALGRFYFKPEAGGRLWLSPHDEAPTPPCDAAPEELDIAIAIDRYERLGLGVVRAKEHAWAGLRSFAPDRAPVYGFDAAAPGFFWFAGQGGFGIQTAPAAAMLGAALVTGGAMPEAVRAIDVDRYAPGRFA; this is encoded by the coding sequence ATGATCCGCACCGATATCGCGATCATCGGCGCGGGGATGGCCGGGGCGTCGCTCGCGGCCGAAATCGGTGCGGGCGCCCGTGTCGTGCTGATCGAGTCGGAAAGCCGGCCGGGCTATCATGCCACCGGTCGTTCGGCGGCCTTCTGGTCCGAAACCTATGGCGGGCCGGCGGTGCAGCCGCTGACCACGGCGTCCGGCGCCTGTCTGCGCGACGGGGGCTTCCTGCGCGCCCGCGGTGCGCTGCACATCGCCGATGCCGATGGGATCGCGGCGCTCGCGGCGATGCGGGCGGAGTTTGCGGGCAGTGGGGTGCCGCTCGATCCGGTCGATCGCGCAGGGCTGGAAGCGTTGCTGCCCGGATTGGCCCCGGCATGGACGCAAGGTCTGTCCGAACCGACCTGCGAGGATATTGATGTCGGGGGCCTCCACGCGCATTACCTCGCCGCCGCGCGCCGCGCCGGTGCGACCTTGCTGACGGATGCCGCTGTCACCGCGATCGCGCGCGCCGGGCCGGGATGGCGGCTGGAAACACGGGTCGGCACAGTCGAGGCGGCGGTCGTCGTCAATGCCGCCGGTGCGTGGGCGGGGGCGGTCGCTGCGCTGGCGGGGGCGATGCCGATCGCGATCACGCCCTATCGCCGCACGATGGTCCAGATCGCGGTCGATCCGGCCCCGCGCGATGATCTGCCGCTGGTGGTCGATGCGCTCGGCCGCTTCTATTTCAAGCCCGAAGCCGGCGGCCGGCTGTGGCTGTCGCCGCATGATGAGGCGCCGACGCCGCCATGCGATGCGGCACCCGAGGAACTGGATATCGCGATCGCGATCGACCGCTATGAACGGCTTGGCCTCGGCGTGGTGCGCGCCAAGGAACATGCGTGGGCGGGGCTGCGCAGTTTTGCGCCCGATCGCGCGCCGGTTTACGGGTTCGATGCCGCCGCGCCCGGTTTCTTCTGGTTCGCCGGGCAGGGCGGGTTCGGCATCCAGACGGCGCCTGCCGCCGCGATGCTGGGGGCAGCGCTCGTCACGGGCGGCGCGATGCCGGAGGCCGTCCGCGCGATCGATGTGGATCGCTACGCCCCCGGCCGCTTCGCCTGA
- a CDS encoding nuclear transport factor 2 family protein has product MTDATALDRAAIRALVETYTIAGDAGDGDRFASLFTDDAVIVTPHNRMEGIESIRSIPGMLGQMFARTLHQVLSQDVTVTGDTATGETKSYANHITVNADGTATNDMWSIRYQDVFRREGGMWKIASRTLLLDWTELKAVKPGNGITG; this is encoded by the coding sequence ATGACCGACGCTACCGCACTTGATCGCGCCGCCATCCGCGCGCTGGTGGAAACCTATACGATCGCGGGCGACGCTGGCGACGGCGATCGCTTCGCTTCGCTGTTCACCGATGATGCGGTGATCGTCACCCCGCACAATCGCATGGAAGGGATCGAAAGCATCCGGTCGATTCCGGGCATGCTCGGCCAGATGTTCGCGCGCACCTTGCATCAGGTGCTGTCGCAGGACGTCACCGTCACCGGCGATACCGCGACCGGCGAAACCAAAAGCTACGCCAACCATATCACGGTGAACGCCGATGGCACCGCCACCAATGATATGTGGTCGATCCGCTATCAGGATGTGTTCCGTCGCGAAGGCGGCATGTGGAAGATCGCGTCGCGTACCCTGCTGCTCGACTGGACCGAACTGAAAGCCGTGAAGCCCGGCAACGGCATCACCGGCTGA
- a CDS encoding alpha/beta fold hydrolase yields MDVAKDMDRRAWRTVPAGMIVDVAPAVDGWALRGFDWAPPADVPVRGSLLFQGGRGDFIEKYIEALTHWHHRGWRLTGFDWRGQGGSGRFLDDPAVGHADSFDLWLDDLDAMVGRWLAESPGPHVLAGHSMGGHLVLRLLAERRPAVDAAVLVSPMLGFSAGPLPAWAVRLIATAACRIGLAERAAWGGGRGPEAMPAHRERNLTHSAERYADELWWRAQHPELAVGAPSWGWLRAGAESMARLAAPGVLETVRTPLLILGTPHDGLVDSAAIVRAAGRLPGARLRMFDDGAHELLRETDAVRLPALAAIDAFLDEALG; encoded by the coding sequence ATGGATGTGGCCAAGGATATGGATCGGCGCGCCTGGCGGACAGTGCCTGCGGGAATGATCGTCGATGTGGCGCCGGCGGTGGACGGCTGGGCGCTGCGGGGATTCGATTGGGCGCCGCCGGCCGATGTGCCGGTGCGCGGCAGCCTGCTGTTTCAGGGCGGACGCGGTGATTTCATTGAAAAATACATCGAAGCGCTCACCCATTGGCACCATCGCGGCTGGCGGCTGACGGGGTTCGATTGGCGCGGTCAGGGCGGGTCGGGCCGGTTTCTCGATGATCCGGCCGTTGGCCATGCCGACAGCTTCGATCTGTGGCTTGATGATCTCGATGCGATGGTTGGCCGGTGGCTTGCCGAATCGCCGGGGCCGCATGTGCTGGCCGGTCATTCGATGGGCGGGCATCTGGTGTTGCGGTTGCTGGCGGAACGGCGGCCGGCGGTGGATGCGGCGGTGCTGGTTTCGCCGATGCTGGGTTTTTCGGCCGGGCCGCTGCCGGCGTGGGCGGTGCGGCTGATTGCCACCGCCGCCTGCCGGATCGGCCTTGCGGAACGTGCTGCATGGGGCGGCGGGCGCGGGCCGGAAGCGATGCCCGCGCATCGCGAACGCAATCTCACGCACAGTGCCGAACGCTATGCCGATGAATTATGGTGGCGGGCGCAGCATCCCGAACTGGCGGTCGGCGCGCCAAGCTGGGGCTGGTTGCGGGCCGGTGCCGAATCGATGGCGCGGCTGGCCGCACCCGGCGTGCTGGAAACCGTGCGGACGCCGCTGCTGATTTTGGGCACCCCGCATGACGGCCTGGTCGATTCGGCGGCGATCGTGCGGGCGGCGGGGCGGTTGCCGGGTGCGCGGTTGCGCATGTTCGACGATGGCGCGCACGAACTGTTGCGCGAAACCGATGCGGTGCGCCTGCCGGCGCTGGCCGCGATCGATGCTTTTCTGGACGAGGCACTGGGATGA
- a CDS encoding nuclear transport factor 2 family protein has product MADTMELPEITQSMLAGSDEGPSAAHIATIFQRYAELFTAGDAEGIVALYTADAVVRDPVTGPGVQGRDAIRAWYQGAFDAMGRMDMQLEGMVRVAGRHGAAAFVVEAINNGQRFRSDTLDVMVFDDDGLIVSMDAYWGPYNLRVL; this is encoded by the coding sequence ATGGCCGATACGATGGAACTGCCCGAAATCACCCAGTCGATGCTCGCCGGCTCAGACGAGGGGCCATCGGCCGCCCATATCGCCACCATATTCCAGCGCTATGCTGAGTTGTTCACCGCCGGTGATGCCGAGGGTATCGTCGCGCTTTATACGGCCGACGCGGTGGTGCGCGATCCGGTCACCGGCCCGGGCGTCCAGGGGCGCGACGCGATCCGCGCATGGTATCAGGGCGCGTTCGACGCGATGGGCCGGATGGACATGCAGCTTGAAGGTATGGTTCGTGTGGCCGGGCGGCACGGCGCAGCGGCGTTCGTGGTGGAAGCGATCAATAATGGGCAGCGTTTCCGCAGCGACACGCTCGACGTCATGGTCTTCGACGATGATGGCCTGATCGTGTCGATGGATGCGTACTGGGGGCCGTACAATCTGCGCGTGCTTTGA
- a CDS encoding TIGR03619 family F420-dependent LLM class oxidoreductase produces the protein MKFWLVLMGVAEVDQLVALSQHAEDCGFHGVTVADHLVMPAKFTTKYPYSEGGEWFWPVETPWPDPWVTLGVIGGATKHIKLATNIYLAALRDPFTAARAISAVDAFAPGRAICGVSAGWLKEEYDAVGVPFETRGKRLDELIAVMRKLWTGDAVSYQGEIFNFNDVLMRPAPANPIPILCGGSAAPALRRAARNDGWLGLPMTVADNVAIVERMLDMRVEQGLPRTGFTPVLSLAEPLTMDAISRLDAVGGHLSAMPWLPTPWDVERFTDDGADFSQLQVKKDAISRYADRIIAKAG, from the coding sequence ATGAAATTCTGGCTCGTGCTGATGGGCGTGGCGGAGGTCGACCAGCTGGTCGCGCTTTCCCAGCATGCCGAAGATTGCGGCTTTCACGGCGTCACGGTGGCCGATCACCTTGTGATGCCGGCCAAATTCACCACCAAATATCCCTATTCGGAAGGTGGCGAATGGTTCTGGCCGGTGGAAACGCCCTGGCCCGATCCGTGGGTCACGCTCGGTGTGATCGGCGGCGCGACCAAGCATATCAAGCTTGCCACCAACATCTATCTGGCCGCGTTGCGCGATCCGTTCACTGCCGCGCGCGCGATTTCGGCGGTCGATGCCTTTGCGCCGGGCCGCGCGATCTGCGGCGTTTCGGCCGGCTGGCTGAAGGAAGAATATGATGCGGTTGGCGTGCCGTTCGAAACGCGCGGCAAGCGGCTGGACGAACTGATCGCGGTGATGCGCAAGCTGTGGACCGGCGATGCCGTCAGCTATCAGGGCGAAATCTTCAACTTCAACGATGTGCTGATGCGCCCGGCCCCCGCCAATCCCATTCCCATATTGTGCGGTGGATCGGCCGCCCCCGCGCTGCGCCGCGCCGCGCGCAACGATGGCTGGCTGGGCCTGCCGATGACGGTGGCGGATAATGTCGCGATCGTCGAACGGATGCTCGACATGCGGGTCGAACAGGGCCTGCCGCGCACGGGCTTCACGCCCGTCCTGTCGCTGGCCGAACCGCTGACGATGGATGCCATTTCCCGGCTGGATGCGGTTGGCGGCCATCTGTCCGCCATGCCGTGGCTGCCGACGCCGTGGGATGTCGAACGCTTCACCGATGATGGCGCCGATTTCAGCCAGCTGCAGGTCAAGAAAGACGCGATCAGCCGTTACGCCGATCGGATCATCGCCAAGGCCGGCTGA
- a CDS encoding A24 family peptidase, which yields MGTAGLIILGALAAALLYAAWGDIRTRTIPNWLNGAIAIAAPLWWLAQGLTIWPDMAIQLGIAAAVFAIFAGCFALGMMGGGDVKLLGALALWLPPLPLMRMLVVMALAGGVLTIVMIALHRARKAGGQPEIPYGVAISAAALWVMANDILTTPAA from the coding sequence ATGGGGACGGCGGGGCTTATCATCCTTGGCGCGCTGGCAGCAGCGCTGCTCTACGCTGCGTGGGGAGATATCCGCACGCGCACCATCCCCAACTGGCTGAATGGCGCGATCGCGATCGCCGCACCGCTGTGGTGGCTGGCGCAGGGCCTGACCATCTGGCCCGACATGGCGATCCAGCTGGGAATCGCAGCCGCTGTCTTTGCCATTTTCGCCGGATGCTTCGCGCTGGGCATGATGGGCGGCGGCGACGTCAAGCTGCTGGGCGCGCTGGCGCTGTGGCTACCCCCACTTCCCCTGATGCGGATGCTGGTGGTGATGGCGCTGGCCGGCGGGGTGCTGACGATCGTCATGATCGCGCTCCACCGCGCCCGCAAGGCCGGGGGCCAGCCGGAGATTCCCTATGGCGTGGCGATATCCGCCGCGGCGCTGTGGGTGATGGCCAACGATATTTTAACCACTCCTGCCGCATAG
- a CDS encoding NAD-dependent epimerase/dehydratase family protein encodes MTILVTGAAGFIGFHVAGRLLARGQAVIGIDNLNAYYPVSLKRDRITDLQARYGDAFRFVAVDFADDAALAAALAGIDITGIVHLGAQAGVRYSIENPRAYAQSNLVGHLNLLEVARERPGVHLVYASSSSVYGANDSLPFRVEDRVDHPVSLYAATKKADELMSEAYAHLYRIPMTGLRFFTVYGPWGRPDMAAWLFTDAILAGRPIRVFNGGDMRRDFTYIDDIVSGVLASLDHPPADDGGEKAGGSRSPHAIYNIGNNRSEELGRLIDLIEAACGRPAIRDFQPMQAGDVKETYADISAIQRDLGFAPTTPIEIGIPRFVDWFRAYHSV; translated from the coding sequence ATGACGATATTGGTCACGGGTGCGGCGGGGTTCATCGGCTTCCATGTCGCCGGCCGCCTTCTGGCGCGCGGGCAGGCCGTGATCGGCATCGACAATCTGAACGCTTATTATCCCGTCAGCCTGAAACGGGATCGCATCACGGATCTGCAGGCCCGATACGGCGATGCGTTCCGCTTCGTCGCCGTCGATTTCGCCGATGACGCAGCACTTGCGGCGGCGCTGGCGGGCATCGACATCACCGGCATCGTCCACCTCGGCGCGCAGGCGGGCGTGCGCTATTCGATCGAAAACCCCCGCGCTTATGCGCAGTCCAACCTCGTCGGCCACCTCAACCTGCTGGAAGTGGCGCGCGAACGCCCCGGCGTCCACCTCGTCTACGCATCGTCCTCGTCGGTTTATGGCGCGAACGACAGCCTGCCCTTCAGGGTCGAGGATCGGGTCGATCATCCGGTGTCGCTTTATGCTGCGACCAAGAAGGCGGATGAACTGATGAGCGAGGCCTACGCCCATCTCTACCGCATTCCGATGACTGGCCTGCGCTTCTTCACCGTCTATGGCCCATGGGGGCGGCCGGACATGGCGGCGTGGCTGTTCACCGATGCGATACTGGCGGGCCGGCCGATCCGGGTGTTCAACGGCGGCGATATGCGCCGCGATTTCACCTATATCGACGATATCGTCAGCGGCGTCCTTGCCTCGCTCGATCATCCGCCGGCCGATGACGGCGGGGAAAAGGCCGGCGGCAGCCGATCGCCGCACGCCATTTATAATATTGGCAATAACCGCTCCGAAGAACTCGGCCGGCTGATCGACCTGATCGAGGCGGCGTGCGGCCGCCCGGCCATCCGCGATTTCCAGCCGATGCAGGCCGGCGACGTCAAGGAAACCTATGCCGATATCTCGGCCATCCAGCGCGATCTGGGCTTTGCGCCGACCACGCCGATCGAAATCGGCATACCGCGTTTCGTCGATTGGTTCCGGGCCTATCATTCTGTGTGA